One genomic segment of Parus major isolate Abel chromosome 23, Parus_major1.1, whole genome shotgun sequence includes these proteins:
- the PDIK1L gene encoding serine/threonine-protein kinase PDIK1L isoform X2 has product MVSSQPKYDLIREVGRGSYGVVYEAVVRRTCARVAVKKIRCHAPENVELALREFWALSSIKSQHPNVIHLEECILQKDGMVQKMSHGSSSSLYLQLVETSLKGEIAFDPKSAYYLWFVMDFCDGGDMNEYLLSRKPNRRTNTSFMLQLSSALAFLHKNQIIHRDLKPDNILISQGRADASDPEPTLKVADFGLSKVCSASGQNPEEPVNVNKCFLSTACGTDFYMAPEVWEGHYTAKADIFALGIIIWAMLERITFIDTETKKELLGSYVKQGTAIVPVGEALLENPKMELLIPVKKKSMNARMKQLIKEMLAANPQDRPDAFELELRLVNIAFKDSSWDT; this is encoded by the exons ATGGTGAGTAGCCAGCCTAAGTACGATCTAATTCGGGAGGTTGGTCGTGGCAGTTATGGTGTGGTGTACGAAGCGGTCGTCAGGAGGACCTGTGCCCGCGTGGCCGTGAAAAAGATCCGGTGCCACGCTCCCGAGAACGTGGAACTGGCTCTGCGTGAGTTCTGGGCCCTTAGCAGTATCAAGAGCCAGCACCCCAACGTCATTCACCTGGAGGAGTGCATCTTGCAGAAAGATGGCATGGTGCAGAAGATGTCCCatggctccagctcctccctgtaTTTACAG CTTGTAGAAACCTcattaaaaggagaaatagcCTTTGACCCCAAAAGTGCTTATTACCTGTGGTTTGTGATGGATTTCTGTGACGGAGGAGACATGAACGAGTACCTGCTGTCCCGCAAGCCCAACCGCAGGACCAACACCAGCTtcatgctgcagctcagcagcgCCCTGGCCTTCCTGCACAAGAACCAGATCATCCATCGGGACCTCAAACCCGACAACATCCTCATCTCCCAGGGCAGGGCGGACGCCAGCGACCCCGAGCCCACCCTCAAAGTGGCGGATTTCGGGCTCAGCAAGGTGTGCTCGGCCTCGGGGCAGAACCCCGAGGAGCCGGTCAACGTCAACAAGTGTTTCCTGTCCACCGCCTGCGGCACCGACTTCTACATGGCCCCCGAGGTGTGGGAGGGCCACTACACGGCCAAGGCCGACATCTTCGCCCTGGGCATCATCATCTGGGCCATGCTGGAGAGGATCACCTTCATCGACACCGAGACCaagaaggagctgctgggcagttACGTGAAGCAGGGCACGGCCATCGTGCCCGTGGGCGAGGCGCTGCTGGAGAACCCCAAGATGGAGCTGCTCATCCCCGTGAAGAAGAAGTCCATGAACGCTCGCATGAAGCAGCTGATCAAGGAGATGCTGGCGGCCAACCCGCAGGACCGGCCGGACGCCTTCGAGCTGGAGCTCAGACTGGTCAACATCGCCTTCAaggacagcagctgggacacGTGA